One segment of Streptomyces sp. NBC_01463 DNA contains the following:
- a CDS encoding helix-turn-helix transcriptional regulator, giving the protein MGTPARIAADAGKAHRLGELREFLRSRRARVSPADAGLPDGGARRRTPGLRREEVAVLAGVGVSWYQWLEQGRDITVSPQVLDSVARVLRLSGTERRHLYVLAGLNPPAPEVDPAHTDMCAGLQRLLDGWMPYPAHIMDAYWNVILYNDAASMVMGMSPDRPQNCVIAFFTDPVHRGGDAEWWDTAARVVAQFRAACAECPDDEGFRAIVAEAAARSPEFAELWARRDVAPGGQMRKELSHPDVGTLVVEATQLRIPARPDLAVVLHNPWPDTGTEEKLRWLASPEGRRGAMRQVGA; this is encoded by the coding sequence GTGGGCACACCGGCCCGGATCGCGGCGGACGCCGGCAAGGCGCACCGCCTGGGCGAACTGCGGGAGTTCCTGAGGAGCAGGCGGGCGCGGGTCAGCCCGGCCGACGCGGGTCTGCCGGACGGCGGGGCGCGACGGCGTACGCCGGGGCTGCGCCGCGAGGAGGTCGCCGTCCTCGCGGGTGTGGGCGTCTCCTGGTACCAGTGGCTTGAGCAGGGCCGGGACATCACCGTGTCGCCGCAGGTGCTGGACTCCGTGGCCCGGGTGCTGCGGCTCAGCGGCACCGAACGCCGTCATCTGTACGTGCTCGCCGGTCTCAACCCGCCGGCCCCCGAGGTCGATCCGGCGCACACGGACATGTGCGCGGGGCTTCAGCGGCTTCTCGACGGCTGGATGCCCTACCCGGCCCACATCATGGACGCGTACTGGAACGTCATCCTGTACAACGACGCGGCGTCGATGGTGATGGGGATGAGCCCGGACCGGCCGCAGAACTGTGTGATCGCCTTCTTCACCGATCCCGTGCACCGGGGCGGGGACGCGGAGTGGTGGGACACCGCCGCCCGGGTCGTCGCCCAGTTCCGGGCCGCGTGCGCGGAGTGCCCCGACGACGAGGGGTTCCGGGCGATCGTGGCCGAGGCGGCCGCGCGCAGCCCCGAGTTCGCCGAGCTGTGGGCGCGGCGGGACGTCGCGCCGGGCGGGCAGATGCGCAAGGAGCTCTCGCACCCGGACGTGGGCACGCTGGTCGTGGAGGCCACCCAGCTGCGCATCCCGGCCCGCCCCGATCTGGCGGTCGTGCTGCACAACCCCTGGCCGGACACCGGCACGGAGGAGAAACTGCGCTGGCTGGCCTCGCCG
- a CDS encoding MmcQ/YjbR family DNA-binding protein: MTPEELKAFCLEFNASAEEFPFGPETSVFKVLGKVFALTALDGQPLTVNLKCDPDAAVRLREEYEAVVPGWHMNKRHWNTVTVSGVPDARLRELIEDSYDLVVAGLPRAERLRLDRA, from the coding sequence ATGACTCCCGAGGAGCTGAAGGCGTTCTGCCTGGAGTTCAACGCGAGCGCCGAGGAGTTCCCGTTCGGGCCCGAGACATCCGTCTTCAAGGTGCTCGGCAAGGTGTTCGCGCTGACCGCGCTGGACGGGCAGCCGCTGACGGTGAACCTCAAGTGCGACCCCGACGCGGCGGTACGGCTCCGGGAGGAGTACGAGGCGGTGGTGCCGGGGTGGCACATGAACAAGCGGCACTGGAACACGGTGACGGTGTCGGGGGTGCCGGATGCGCGGCTGCGCGAGCTGATCGAGGACAGTTACGACCTGGTGGTGGCGGGGTTGCCCCGTGCGGAGCGGTTGCGGTTGGACCGGGCGTAG
- the ybeY gene encoding rRNA maturation RNase YbeY, which yields MSIDVNNESGTEVDEQAILDIARYALARMRIHPLSELSVIVVDTEAMEQLHIQWMDLTGPTDVMSFPMDELRPPSKDDEEPPQGLLGDIVLCPEVAKKQGEDAETQHSMDEELQLLTVHGVLHLLGYDHEEPDEKAEMFGLQAAIVDGWRGEHGLTGPSPAPTVS from the coding sequence ATGTCGATCGACGTCAACAACGAGTCCGGAACCGAGGTCGACGAGCAGGCGATCCTCGACATCGCCCGCTACGCGCTCGCGCGGATGAGGATCCACCCGCTCTCCGAACTCTCCGTGATCGTGGTGGACACCGAGGCCATGGAGCAGCTCCACATCCAGTGGATGGACCTGACGGGTCCGACGGATGTCATGTCCTTCCCGATGGACGAACTGCGTCCGCCGTCCAAGGACGACGAGGAGCCCCCGCAGGGGCTCCTCGGTGACATCGTGCTCTGCCCGGAGGTCGCCAAGAAGCAGGGCGAGGACGCCGAGACGCAGCACTCCATGGACGAGGAGCTCCAGCTCCTCACCGTCCACGGGGTGCTGCACCTGCTCGGCTACGACCACGAGGAGCCCGACGAGAAGGCCGAGATGTTCGGCCTCCAGGCGGCCATCGTGGACGGCTGGCGCGGCGAGCACGGGCTCACCGGTCCGTCCCCCGCACCCACCGTCTCGTGA
- a CDS encoding adenosine deaminase has translation MHLPKAELHLHIEGTLEPELAFELAARNGVTLPYADTEELRTAYLFEDLQTFLDLYYALMAVLRTEDDFAALADAYLTRAAAQGVRHAEIFFDPQAHTARGVPIGTVVEGLGRALERSEEKHGISTQLIMCFLRDQSAESALETLEAAKPYLHRISAVGLDSAEVGHPPAKFREVYAAAGELGLRKVAHAGEEGPPAYITEALDVLGVERIDHGLRCMEDPELVKRLAADRVPLTLCPLSNVRLRAIDTLEEHPLRAMMDAGLLCTVNSDDPAYFGGYVGDTFHAVHEALGLEREQLRTLARNSFEAAFLDHDEERRARYLSEVEAYAFD, from the coding sequence GTGCACCTCCCCAAAGCAGAACTCCACCTCCACATCGAAGGAACCCTCGAACCCGAGCTGGCCTTCGAGCTCGCCGCACGCAACGGCGTGACGCTGCCCTACGCGGACACCGAGGAACTGCGCACCGCCTACCTCTTCGAGGACCTGCAGACCTTCCTCGACCTGTACTACGCGCTGATGGCGGTGCTGCGGACCGAGGACGACTTCGCCGCACTCGCCGACGCCTACCTGACCCGCGCCGCGGCCCAGGGCGTGCGCCACGCGGAGATCTTCTTCGACCCGCAGGCGCACACCGCCCGGGGCGTCCCCATCGGCACCGTCGTCGAGGGACTCGGCCGGGCGCTGGAGCGCAGCGAGGAGAAGCACGGCATCTCCACCCAGCTGATCATGTGCTTCCTGCGCGACCAGTCCGCCGAATCGGCACTGGAGACGCTGGAGGCCGCGAAGCCGTACCTGCACCGGATCAGCGCCGTCGGCCTGGACTCCGCCGAGGTCGGCCACCCGCCCGCCAAGTTCCGCGAGGTGTACGCCGCGGCCGGTGAGCTCGGGCTGCGCAAGGTCGCCCATGCCGGCGAGGAGGGACCGCCCGCGTACATCACCGAGGCGCTCGACGTCCTCGGAGTCGAGCGCATCGACCACGGACTGCGCTGCATGGAGGACCCGGAACTCGTGAAGCGGCTGGCCGCCGACCGGGTGCCGCTCACCCTGTGCCCGCTGTCCAACGTCCGGCTGCGCGCCATCGACACCCTGGAGGAGCACCCGCTGCGGGCCATGATGGACGCCGGGCTGCTCTGCACCGTCAACTCCGACGACCCCGCCTACTTCGGCGGGTACGTCGGCGACACCTTCCACGCCGTCCACGAGGCGCTCGGCCTGGAGCGCGAGCAGTTGCGCACCCTGGCCCGCAACTCCTTCGAGGCGGCCTTCCTCGACCACGACGAGGAGCGCAGGGCGCGCTACCTGTCCGAGGTCGAGGCGTACGCGTTCGACTGA
- a CDS encoding hemolysin family protein, producing MSLPLVLGVVLLVVVGWLAACAEAGIARTSSFRAAEAVRSGRRGSDKLEQVAADPTRYLNVALLVRVACEMAAGVLVTYACLKEFPETWEALAVAMGVMVLVSYVAIGVSPRTIGRQHPLNTATAASYVLLPLARIMGPIPQLLILIGNALTPGKGFRKGPFASEAELRAMVDLAEQESLIEDEERRMVHSVFELGDTLVREVMVPRTDLVCIERYKTIRQALTLALRSGFSRIPVTGENEDDIVGIVYLKDLVRKTHINRESEADLVSTAMRPAAFVPDTKNAGDLLREMQQDRSHVAVVIDEYGGTAGIVTIEDILEEIVGEITDEYDRELPPVQELEDGCFRVTARLDIGDLGELFGLDEYDDEDVETVGGLLAKALGRVPIAGASSEVGLPDGRRLRLTAESPAGRRNKIVTVLAEPVAPEEEAAG from the coding sequence GTGAGCCTGCCGCTCGTCCTCGGCGTCGTCCTGCTGGTCGTCGTCGGCTGGCTGGCGGCCTGCGCCGAGGCCGGCATCGCGCGTACGTCGAGCTTCCGCGCCGCCGAGGCGGTCCGCTCGGGGCGGCGCGGCAGCGACAAGCTGGAACAGGTCGCGGCCGACCCGACGCGCTATCTCAACGTCGCCCTGCTGGTGCGGGTCGCCTGCGAGATGGCCGCCGGGGTGCTCGTCACGTACGCCTGCCTGAAGGAGTTCCCGGAGACCTGGGAGGCGCTGGCCGTCGCCATGGGCGTGATGGTCCTCGTCTCCTACGTCGCCATCGGCGTCTCGCCGCGCACCATCGGCCGCCAGCATCCCCTGAACACGGCCACCGCGGCGTCGTACGTGCTGCTGCCGCTGGCCCGGATCATGGGCCCGATCCCGCAGCTGCTGATCCTCATCGGCAACGCGCTGACGCCGGGCAAGGGGTTCCGCAAGGGCCCGTTCGCCAGCGAGGCCGAGCTGCGGGCGATGGTCGACCTCGCGGAGCAGGAGTCGCTGATCGAGGACGAGGAGCGCCGCATGGTGCACTCCGTCTTCGAACTCGGCGACACGCTCGTGCGCGAGGTGATGGTGCCGCGCACGGACCTGGTCTGCATCGAGCGCTACAAGACGATCCGGCAGGCGCTGACCCTGGCCCTGCGCTCCGGCTTCTCGCGGATCCCCGTCACTGGGGAGAACGAGGACGACATCGTCGGGATCGTCTACCTCAAGGACCTGGTCCGCAAGACGCACATCAACCGGGAGTCGGAGGCCGACCTGGTCTCCACGGCGATGCGCCCGGCGGCCTTCGTGCCCGACACGAAGAACGCCGGCGACCTGCTGCGCGAGATGCAGCAGGACCGCAGCCACGTGGCCGTCGTCATCGACGAGTACGGGGGCACCGCGGGCATCGTCACCATCGAGGACATCCTGGAGGAGATCGTCGGCGAGATCACCGACGAGTACGACCGCGAACTGCCGCCGGTCCAGGAGCTGGAGGACGGCTGCTTCCGGGTGACCGCCCGGCTGGACATCGGCGACCTCGGCGAGCTGTTCGGGCTCGACGAGTACGACGACGAGGACGTGGAGACGGTCGGCGGGCTGCTCGCGAAGGCGCTGGGCCGGGTCCCGATCGCCGGTGCCTCGTCGGAGGTCGGCCTGCCCGACGGGCGACGGCTGCGGCTGACCGCGGAGTCCCCGGCGGGCCGCCGGAACAAGATCGTCACGGTGCTGGCGGAGCCGGTGGCTCCGGAGGAGGAGGCGGCGGGATGA
- a CDS encoding PhoH family protein, whose translation MTQTPTQPQARAHISIPAAHPMVMLLGAGDSLLRVIETAFPAADIHVRGNDISATGNAAEIALIQRLFDEMVLVLRTGQPMTEDAVERSIAMLKASESGKADGSETPAEVLTQNILSSRGRTIRPKTLNQKRYVDAIDKHTIVFGIGPAGTGKTYLAMAKAVQALQSKQVSRIILTRPAVEAGERLGFLPGTLFDKIDPYLRPLYDALHDMLDPDSIPRLMAAGTIEVAPLAYMRGRTLNDAFIILDEAQNTSAEQMKMFLTRLGFDSKIVVTGDVTQVDLPNGTKSGLRQVQDILEGLDDVHFSRLTSQDVVRHKLVGRIVDAYEKYDNQGDHDGPAGKGRGRHNGKQ comes from the coding sequence ATGACTCAGACACCCACACAGCCGCAGGCGCGTGCCCACATCAGCATCCCGGCCGCACACCCCATGGTGATGCTCCTGGGAGCGGGCGACTCGCTGCTGCGCGTGATCGAAACGGCGTTCCCGGCGGCCGACATCCACGTCCGGGGCAATGACATCAGCGCAACGGGCAATGCGGCGGAGATCGCCCTGATCCAGCGCCTGTTCGACGAGATGGTGCTGGTGCTCCGCACCGGGCAGCCGATGACGGAGGACGCCGTGGAACGGTCGATCGCGATGCTCAAGGCCAGCGAGAGCGGCAAGGCGGACGGCTCCGAGACCCCGGCCGAGGTGCTCACGCAGAACATCCTCTCCAGCCGCGGCCGCACGATCCGCCCCAAGACGCTCAACCAGAAGCGGTACGTCGACGCGATCGACAAGCACACGATCGTCTTCGGCATCGGCCCCGCCGGTACCGGCAAGACCTACCTCGCCATGGCCAAGGCGGTCCAGGCCCTGCAGTCCAAGCAGGTCAGCCGGATCATCCTGACCCGCCCGGCGGTCGAGGCCGGTGAGCGGCTCGGCTTCCTGCCCGGCACGCTCTTCGACAAGATCGACCCGTATCTGCGCCCGCTCTACGACGCCCTGCACGACATGCTCGACCCGGACTCGATCCCGCGGCTGATGGCGGCGGGCACGATCGAGGTGGCGCCGCTGGCCTACATGAGGGGCCGGACCCTGAATGACGCCTTCATCATTCTCGACGAGGCGCAGAACACCAGCGCCGAGCAGATGAAGATGTTCCTGACCAGGCTCGGCTTCGACTCGAAGATCGTCGTCACGGGTGACGTCACCCAGGTCGACCTGCCGAACGGCACCAAGAGCGGTCTGCGTCAGGTCCAGGACATCCTGGAGGGCCTCGACGACGTGCACTTCTCCCGGCTCACCTCCCAGGATGTCGTCCGGCACAAGCTGGTCGGCCGTATCGTCGACGCGTACGAGAAGTACGACAACCAGGGCGACCACGACGGCCCGGCCGGCAAGGGCCGAGGCCGTCACAACGGGAAGCAGTAG
- a CDS encoding MFS transporter, protein MSSRPRAAWPLVAVFTAGYLAAYLLPTIVGRLSVYLGLSTAQAGLVGSALLLSSASAGFCLAGRVETFGPRRPARIGLVLAVLGYGCAALAGSVPLVVLGAVVGGFGSGTATAVAAACIAAQRDPHRTSSLGLLSVSATAGALYLTIPHLGGGHRLPFASIALVAVCVWPATSRLGGSVPAGPAVPAPGRLPHRRSGLVLAGGMLVWSMAQNALWGVSSRIGVDQVGLSEVTIGAVFAAALGAGLLGVMGAGVLGARLGRAVPIGMGTVVIAASIVLSSSAGSVGSFATGEILWNTVYPVVLSYLIGLAASLDVRGRWAVLAGSASSVGVACGPVLGSVLSEEAGFPAMGLILGAVTLLVAVPVTAVALHTGGRPLVPGSVRRRGGAPAALLAVTTGAVPGAVPKLGAPEQAVTEISLPALRRRRPVRSAFRTAGPSGGGQSNAYASTSDR, encoded by the coding sequence ATGTCCTCGCGCCCTCGCGCCGCGTGGCCTCTGGTTGCCGTGTTCACCGCCGGTTACCTCGCCGCCTATCTCCTCCCCACCATCGTGGGACGGCTCTCCGTCTATCTGGGCCTCAGCACGGCACAGGCCGGTCTGGTCGGCAGCGCGCTGCTGCTGAGTTCGGCCTCCGCCGGCTTCTGCCTGGCGGGCCGCGTCGAGACGTTCGGGCCGCGGAGACCTGCGCGGATCGGACTGGTGCTGGCCGTACTGGGGTACGGCTGCGCGGCGCTGGCGGGTTCCGTGCCGCTGGTCGTGCTGGGCGCCGTGGTCGGCGGCTTCGGTTCCGGCACCGCGACCGCGGTGGCCGCTGCGTGCATCGCCGCCCAGCGTGACCCGCACCGGACGTCGTCCCTGGGGCTGCTGAGCGTGTCCGCTACCGCGGGCGCCCTGTATCTGACGATCCCGCACCTGGGCGGCGGCCACCGGCTGCCGTTCGCCTCGATCGCCCTGGTCGCGGTGTGCGTGTGGCCGGCCACCTCGCGGCTCGGCGGTTCGGTGCCGGCCGGTCCGGCCGTCCCCGCTCCGGGACGGCTGCCGCACCGGCGCTCGGGCCTGGTGCTGGCGGGCGGCATGCTCGTCTGGTCGATGGCGCAGAACGCGCTGTGGGGCGTCAGCAGCCGCATCGGCGTGGACCAGGTCGGGCTCTCCGAGGTCACCATCGGCGCCGTGTTCGCCGCCGCGCTCGGCGCCGGTCTGCTCGGTGTCATGGGCGCCGGGGTGCTGGGTGCCCGGCTCGGGCGCGCGGTGCCGATCGGCATGGGCACCGTGGTGATCGCCGCGAGCATCGTGCTCAGCTCGTCGGCCGGGAGCGTCGGCTCGTTCGCGACCGGCGAGATCCTGTGGAACACCGTCTACCCGGTGGTCCTGTCGTATCTGATCGGTCTGGCCGCCTCCCTGGACGTGCGGGGCCGCTGGGCGGTCCTGGCGGGCTCGGCGTCCTCGGTCGGTGTGGCCTGCGGTCCGGTGCTCGGCAGTGTGCTGTCCGAGGAGGCCGGCTTCCCGGCGATGGGGCTGATCCTGGGCGCGGTGACCCTGCTGGTCGCGGTCCCGGTGACGGCCGTCGCCCTGCACACGGGCGGCCGTCCGCTGGTGCCGGGCTCGGTGCGCCGCAGGGGCGGTGCTCCGGCGGCCCTGCTCGCGGTCACCACGGGTGCGGTGCCGGGCGCCGTGCCGAAGCTGGGCGCGCCCGAGCAGGCCGTCACGGAGATCAGCCTGCCCGCGCTGCGCCGCCGGCGCCCGGTCAGGAGTGCGTTCCGGACGGCCGGCCCGTCGGGTGGCGGTCAGTCGAACGCGTACGCCTCGACCTCGGACAGGTAG
- a CDS encoding MFS transporter: protein MAIDSPTPAAVTAPVPAPPAPDRLSGRARLVLLVLCAAQFMVSLDFSVLNVALPVLGDDLGLSRSGLQWAITAFALPSGGFLLLFGRIADLYGRRRLFLTGLAVFGAASLLATLAWNPAAFLTGRALQGLGAAAIVPTGMSLLTTTFPEGPLRDRALGISGTLLSLGFTVGMVAGGTLTDTLGWRSTMGLLTLAAVVVLATAPALLTESRTPDRPRLDVPGAVTVTGGLLALIYALSTAAEHGFGRVDVQAALAAGVVLLVAFVVVESRASAPLVSLPMLRRRTVAFGNLGGLLTFSMMSTIVFVLTLYLQEVLDLSAFGTGLVFGVQGAASVVAGVYAPRVIGRIGARRTLSLSLLGQGLFIAGLLGLGADSGVWLATVAVSLASMCHLGAIIAYGLAVTSGVPNEEQGLATGLVTTTQQVGLTIGIPLLGVVATTQTSLLDGVRTVVAVAAALLIAAAGVVAAGLRRN, encoded by the coding sequence ATGGCGATCGACTCACCCACCCCAGCAGCTGTCACCGCTCCCGTCCCCGCACCCCCCGCCCCGGACCGGCTCTCCGGCCGGGCCCGGCTCGTCCTCCTCGTGCTGTGCGCCGCCCAGTTCATGGTGTCGCTCGACTTCTCCGTACTGAACGTGGCGCTGCCCGTCCTCGGCGACGACCTCGGCCTGAGCCGTTCGGGACTCCAGTGGGCGATCACCGCCTTCGCGCTGCCCTCCGGCGGATTCCTGCTGCTCTTCGGCCGGATCGCCGACCTCTACGGCCGCCGCAGGCTGTTCCTCACCGGCCTCGCCGTCTTCGGCGCCGCCTCCCTGCTGGCCACGCTCGCCTGGAACCCGGCCGCCTTCCTCACCGGACGCGCCCTCCAGGGGCTCGGCGCCGCGGCGATCGTCCCGACCGGTATGTCCCTGCTCACCACCACGTTCCCGGAGGGCCCGCTGCGGGACCGGGCGCTCGGCATCAGCGGCACCCTGCTCTCCCTCGGCTTCACCGTCGGCATGGTGGCGGGCGGCACCCTCACCGACACCCTGGGCTGGCGCTCCACGATGGGGCTGCTGACGCTGGCCGCCGTCGTCGTCCTCGCCACGGCCCCCGCGCTGCTCACCGAGTCCCGCACGCCCGACCGGCCGCGGCTCGACGTGCCGGGCGCCGTCACGGTCACCGGCGGCCTCCTGGCGCTGATCTACGCCCTGTCCACGGCGGCCGAGCACGGCTTCGGCCGGGTGGACGTGCAGGCCGCGCTGGCCGCCGGAGTCGTCCTGCTCGTCGCGTTCGTGGTCGTCGAGTCCCGCGCGTCGGCGCCGCTGGTCTCGCTCCCGATGCTGCGGCGGCGCACGGTGGCCTTCGGCAATCTGGGCGGGCTACTGACCTTCTCGATGATGAGCACCATCGTCTTCGTGCTGACCCTGTACCTGCAGGAGGTCCTGGACCTGTCGGCCTTCGGGACCGGCCTGGTCTTCGGGGTGCAGGGCGCCGCCTCGGTGGTCGCGGGCGTGTACGCCCCGAGGGTGATCGGCCGCATCGGCGCCCGGCGCACCCTGTCCCTCTCATTGCTGGGCCAGGGCCTGTTCATCGCGGGCCTGCTGGGCCTCGGCGCGGACTCGGGCGTCTGGCTGGCGACCGTCGCGGTCTCGCTGGCCAGCATGTGCCACCTGGGCGCGATCATCGCGTACGGCCTGGCGGTCACCTCGGGCGTGCCGAACGAGGAGCAGGGCCTGGCGACGGGCCTGGTCACCACGACCCAGCAGGTGGGACTGACGATCGGCATCCCGCTGCTCGGCGTGGTCGCGACGACCCAGACCTCACTGCTGGACGGTGTACGCACGGTGGTGGCGGTGGCAGCGGCCCTGCTGATCGCGGCAGCGGGAGTGGTGGCAGCGGGACTACGGCGCAACTGA
- a CDS encoding PfkB family carbohydrate kinase, which produces MSADIPGIDPLGGLRAPQDPDCDVFLTGTVFLDIIFTGLDSAPVRGTESWARGMGSSPGGVANMATALARLGLHTSLAAAFGDDHYGEYCWDALEQGEGIDLSMSHTVRGWHSPVTVSMAYEGERTMVSHGHEAPPPPATALPGAPAAFPRCPPRARAAVASLAPGRSEPWVAAAARRGAVVFADVGWDETGRWDLDGLTDLEHCRAFLPNAEEAMRYTRTDCPRAAAHALAERVPLAVVTLGAEGAYAVDAATGTTAEVPAIEVEALDPTGAGDVFVAGFVTGTLANWPLADRLAFAGLTAALSVQEFGGSLSAPGWAEIAAWWQRIRTVTDQDPAALQRYAFLQDLLPAATRPWPLRRAVPTIGFRP; this is translated from the coding sequence GTGAGCGCTGACATTCCAGGCATCGACCCACTGGGCGGGCTGCGCGCACCGCAGGACCCGGACTGCGACGTCTTCCTCACCGGCACGGTCTTCCTCGACATCATCTTCACCGGCCTCGACAGCGCCCCCGTGCGCGGCACCGAGTCCTGGGCGCGCGGCATGGGATCGAGCCCCGGCGGAGTCGCCAACATGGCCACCGCCCTCGCCCGCCTGGGCCTCCACACCTCGCTCGCCGCGGCGTTCGGCGACGACCACTACGGCGAGTACTGCTGGGACGCCCTGGAACAGGGCGAGGGCATCGACCTGTCCATGTCGCACACCGTCCGCGGCTGGCACTCCCCGGTGACCGTCTCCATGGCGTACGAGGGCGAGCGGACGATGGTCTCGCACGGCCACGAGGCCCCGCCCCCGCCCGCCACCGCACTCCCGGGAGCCCCCGCCGCCTTCCCCCGCTGCCCGCCCCGCGCCCGGGCCGCCGTCGCCTCGCTCGCCCCCGGCCGCAGCGAACCCTGGGTCGCCGCGGCGGCCCGCCGCGGGGCCGTGGTCTTCGCCGACGTCGGCTGGGACGAGACCGGCCGCTGGGACCTGGACGGACTCACCGACCTGGAGCACTGCCGGGCCTTCCTCCCCAACGCCGAGGAAGCCATGCGCTACACCCGCACCGACTGCCCCCGCGCCGCCGCGCACGCGCTGGCCGAACGGGTCCCGCTCGCCGTCGTCACCCTCGGTGCCGAGGGCGCGTACGCGGTCGACGCGGCCACCGGGACCACCGCGGAGGTCCCCGCGATCGAGGTCGAGGCCCTGGACCCGACCGGCGCCGGCGACGTCTTCGTCGCAGGCTTCGTCACCGGCACCCTCGCCAACTGGCCGCTCGCCGACCGCCTCGCCTTCGCCGGCCTCACCGCCGCCCTCTCCGTCCAGGAGTTCGGCGGCTCGCTCTCGGCCCCCGGCTGGGCGGAGATCGCCGCCTGGTGGCAGCGCATCCGCACCGTCACCGACCAGGACCCGGCCGCACTCCAGCGCTACGCCTTCCTCCAGGACCTGCTCCCCGCCGCCACCCGCCCCTGGCCGCTGCGCCGCGCCGTCCCCACGATCGGCTTTCGACCTTGA